The following coding sequences lie in one Paucidesulfovibrio gracilis DSM 16080 genomic window:
- the cas2e gene encoding type I-E CRISPR-associated endoribonuclease Cas2e, with amino-acid sequence MAMTVIVVESVPPRLRGRLAVWMLEIRAGVYVGDLSLRTREMVWSTVREGIADGNGVMVWQSRTEQGYSFETLGVNRRVPVDFDGMALVSFLPLEEKET; translated from the coding sequence ATGGCGATGACGGTCATCGTGGTTGAGAGCGTTCCGCCGCGTCTGCGGGGGCGTCTTGCCGTCTGGATGCTGGAAATCCGTGCCGGAGTGTATGTGGGTGACCTGTCCTTGCGCACCCGCGAGATGGTCTGGTCCACCGTGCGTGAGGGAATTGCGGACGGCAACGGGGTGATGGTCTGGCAAAGCCGGACCGAGCAGGGGTATTCATTTGAAACGCTTGGTGTCAATCGTCGGGTTCCCGTGGATTTTGACGGCATGGCGCTGGTCAGTTTTTTGCCATTGGAGGAAAAAGAGACATGA
- the cas1e gene encoding type I-E CRISPR-associated endonuclease Cas1e → MLPKLRPLPLKERSSMVFLEKGRLDVLDGSFVLVDAEGVRVHVPVGGVCCILLEPGIRVSHAAVTLAARSGTLLVWVGEAGVRLYAAGQPGGARSDKLLWQASLALDDTARLNVVRRMYEIRFGGNAPGGRSVEQLRGMEGARVRAMYKQMAKLYRVEWSGRRYDPGSFSSGDVPNQCLSAATSCLYGISEAAILAAGYAPAIGFLHTGKPRSFVYDIADLIKFETVVPAAFGVAAGKPADPERETRIACRNMFRKKRVLKRIIPLIEEVLAAGGKKLPEPAPEAAGPAFEEEKGHGDDGHRG, encoded by the coding sequence ATGCTGCCGAAGCTCAGACCGTTGCCGCTGAAGGAGCGGTCCAGCATGGTCTTTCTGGAAAAAGGCCGGTTGGATGTGCTGGATGGCTCCTTTGTGCTGGTGGATGCGGAAGGCGTGCGGGTGCACGTGCCGGTGGGCGGGGTGTGCTGCATTCTGCTGGAACCCGGCATACGCGTTTCGCATGCCGCAGTGACTCTTGCGGCCCGTTCCGGCACCCTGCTTGTGTGGGTGGGGGAGGCCGGTGTGCGGCTCTACGCCGCCGGGCAGCCCGGAGGCGCACGTAGCGACAAGTTGCTTTGGCAGGCCTCACTCGCCCTTGACGACACCGCGCGGCTCAACGTGGTGCGCAGGATGTACGAGATCCGCTTTGGCGGCAACGCCCCGGGCGGCCGCAGCGTGGAGCAGCTGCGCGGCATGGAGGGCGCACGCGTGCGCGCTATGTACAAGCAGATGGCCAAGCTCTATCGCGTTGAGTGGTCCGGGCGGCGATACGATCCCGGGAGTTTTTCGAGCGGAGACGTTCCGAACCAGTGCCTGAGCGCGGCCACGTCGTGCCTCTACGGGATCAGCGAGGCCGCCATTCTCGCAGCCGGGTATGCGCCGGCAATCGGTTTCCTGCATACGGGAAAACCCCGTTCGTTCGTGTATGACATCGCGGACCTCATCAAGTTCGAGACCGTTGTTCCGGCCGCGTTCGGCGTTGCCGCGGGCAAGCCTGCGGACCCAGAGCGCGAAACGCGCATTGCCTGCCGCAACATGTTTCGAAAGAAACGGGTGCTGAAACGCATTATTCCGTTGATTGAGGAAGTTCTGGCCGCCGGGGGCAAAAAATTGCCTGAGCCTGCGCCCGAGGCTGCGGGGCCGGCTTTCGAGGAGGAGAAGGGGCATGGCGATGACGGTCATCGTGGTTGA